From the Clostridiales bacterium FE2011 genome, one window contains:
- a CDS encoding GNAT family N-acetyltransferase, with product MIRYEQIRREDIPACTALAARSFMDYEYFANYFPDANRRKRFLEKMLEIEFRLCFGQTDIWGAWDGDTLCAVALLCPPEWVKPSAWQYMRAGYGKVFLAGGIRRVSDWDDMNAAAMKPCHAEKNAWYLSSLTVDADQEGQGIGSRMLRECLVPRVRSRGGKRLVLFTNSEDNRHFYEKNGFWLFREESYSYHGKTMGSWSYAMDIREEQGMIWQEETKLRLNDFDQYGNLRDEALFQVLESAGSHHSDYANDSVIAGSRAGIVWILSEWRVRITRRPRSNETLHINTWARGKAPAAMIYRDFIVNDDEGNELLRAEAAFVLLDTAKGRLTRITEELFQAYQPREQTVFDDKPGRLRAPEVPQSTCALSLRRSDIDYNGHVHNTRYLDLAREALPEAILRKQFEQIRVLYSKAVTPQDDVTAQYTEENGVSTVAILANGTVCAVLEFQ from the coding sequence ATGATACGCTATGAGCAGATCCGCCGGGAGGACATTCCGGCCTGTACCGCGCTGGCGGCCCGCAGCTTCATGGATTATGAATACTTTGCCAACTATTTTCCGGATGCAAACCGCCGGAAGCGGTTCCTGGAAAAGATGCTGGAGATTGAGTTCCGCCTGTGCTTCGGTCAGACGGACATCTGGGGCGCCTGGGACGGGGATACCCTGTGCGCCGTGGCGCTGCTTTGCCCGCCGGAGTGGGTAAAACCTTCTGCCTGGCAGTATATGCGGGCGGGCTACGGAAAGGTGTTCCTGGCCGGCGGAATCCGCCGGGTTTCCGACTGGGACGATATGAATGCCGCGGCCATGAAACCCTGCCACGCGGAGAAGAATGCCTGGTACCTGAGCTCCCTTACCGTGGATGCGGATCAGGAAGGGCAGGGGATCGGCTCCCGGATGCTGCGGGAATGCCTGGTGCCCCGCGTCCGGTCCCGGGGCGGAAAGCGCCTGGTGCTGTTCACCAACTCTGAGGATAACCGGCATTTCTATGAAAAGAACGGCTTCTGGCTTTTCCGGGAGGAAAGCTACAGCTACCACGGCAAAACCATGGGCAGCTGGAGTTACGCGATGGATATCAGGGAGGAGCAGGGTATGATCTGGCAGGAGGAGACAAAACTCCGTCTCAACGATTTTGATCAATACGGCAATCTACGGGATGAAGCGCTTTTCCAGGTGCTGGAATCCGCGGGAAGCCATCACTCGGATTACGCCAACGACAGCGTGATCGCGGGCAGCCGGGCGGGGATCGTCTGGATCCTGTCCGAGTGGCGGGTCCGGATTACCCGGAGGCCCCGGAGCAATGAAACGCTGCATATCAACACCTGGGCCCGGGGCAAAGCCCCCGCGGCGATGATTTACCGGGACTTTATTGTCAATGACGATGAAGGGAATGAACTGCTCCGGGCGGAGGCCGCCTTTGTGCTCCTGGATACGGCAAAGGGCCGCCTGACCCGGATTACGGAGGAACTGTTCCAGGCCTACCAGCCGCGGGAGCAGACCGTGTTTGACGATAAACCCGGCCGGCTCCGGGCGCCGGAAGTCCCGCAGAGCACCTGCGCCCTTTCCCTGCGCCGCAGCGATATTGACTATAACGGCCATGTGCATAACACCCGCTACCTGGATCTGGCCCGGGAGGCGCTGCCGGAGGCAATCCTGCGGAAACAGTTTGAACAGATCCGCGTTCTGTATTCCAAAGCCGTTACCCCGCAGGATGACGTGACCGCGCAGTATACCGAGGAGAACGGGGTTTCCACCGTGGCCATCCTGGCAAACGGTACCGTCTGCGCCGTCCTGGAGTTTCAGTAA
- a CDS encoding helix-turn-helix domain-containing protein — translation MFNINDVSRMLREARIQKNLTQNALADQMGVTYQAVSNWERGTSVPDISNLARLCEILELDLYKLVGASQSQELTEELLASPDRLDSAPVDAIAAIAPMLPPRELEELVRAKKADIRNLSTLMQIAPFIDAALAEEIGAELTPAHIADVLGMSPFVSPELCAKWVERLEQQGDFELDTGLLSALGPFLPQERMDRLSERVVPEDLVILNSVAPFLSQDALCRMADRLEQITLEDYLLGVQCLMPFLGKEEMEKLHGKIRDSKKDAGE, via the coding sequence ATGTTTAATATCAACGATGTTTCCCGCATGCTCCGGGAAGCACGCATTCAAAAGAATCTGACGCAGAACGCCCTGGCGGATCAGATGGGCGTCACCTACCAGGCGGTTTCCAACTGGGAACGCGGCACCTCCGTGCCGGACATTTCCAACCTGGCCAGGCTGTGCGAAATTCTGGAGCTGGATCTGTATAAACTGGTCGGTGCCTCACAGAGCCAGGAGCTGACAGAAGAGCTGCTGGCGAGTCCGGACAGGCTGGACAGCGCGCCCGTTGACGCCATTGCCGCCATCGCGCCCATGCTGCCGCCCCGGGAGCTGGAGGAGCTGGTGCGGGCGAAAAAGGCGGATATCCGTAATCTGAGTACGCTCATGCAGATCGCCCCGTTCATTGACGCGGCGCTGGCGGAGGAAATCGGCGCGGAGCTCACCCCCGCGCACATTGCGGACGTCCTCGGAATGTCTCCTTTTGTTTCACCTGAGCTGTGCGCAAAATGGGTGGAGCGGCTGGAACAGCAGGGTGATTTTGAGCTGGACACGGGCCTGTTATCCGCGCTGGGACCTTTCCTGCCGCAGGAAAGGATGGACCGGCTTTCTGAACGGGTGGTCCCGGAGGACCTGGTCATCCTCAACAGCGTCGCGCCCTTCCTTTCGCAGGACGCCCTGTGCCGCATGGCCGACCGTCTGGAGCAGATCACGCTGGAGGATTATCTCCTGGGCGTGCAGTGCCTGATGCCGTTCCTGGGCAAGGAGGAAATGGAAAAACTGCACGGAAAAATCAGGGACAGCAAAAAAGACGCCGGAGAATGA
- a CDS encoding TetR/AcrR family transcriptional regulator, whose protein sequence is MEPKRDGRVSDYILEALLILIRKKEWQDISVTEICEKAGVTRMSFYRSFTGKEDVLRKWIGKVTDQFMAESGIDFLRDSREDYLMKLFRHVTEYKERLQVIYRAGLIHFVQEEFDRVMLAHYEGRYTDYQTSFISGGVYNVFLLWLKKGCIETPEQMAHMVGTFQQH, encoded by the coding sequence ATGGAACCGAAGAGAGACGGGCGGGTTTCAGATTACATCCTTGAGGCGCTGCTGATCCTGATCCGGAAAAAGGAATGGCAGGATATTTCCGTTACCGAAATCTGTGAGAAGGCCGGCGTCACCCGGATGTCCTTTTACCGCAGCTTTACCGGCAAGGAGGATGTGCTCCGGAAGTGGATCGGCAAGGTGACGGATCAGTTCATGGCTGAATCCGGGATCGACTTCCTCCGGGACAGCCGGGAGGATTACCTGATGAAGCTGTTCCGCCATGTGACCGAATACAAGGAACGGCTGCAGGTGATTTACCGGGCCGGGCTGATCCATTTTGTGCAGGAAGAGTTTGACCGGGTGATGCTGGCCCACTATGAAGGCAGATACACCGACTACCAGACCTCTTTTATCTCCGGCGGGGTCTATAACGTGTTCCTGCTGTGGCTTAAAAAAGGCTGTATCGAAACCCCGGAGCAGATGGCGCACATGGTGGGCACGTTCCAGCAGCACTGA
- a CDS encoding helix-turn-helix domain-containing protein — translation MMYLSANLKKYRIMKGLTQEDVAEYLGITAQSVSKWERGESCPDITFLPALANIFETSVDLLLGMDTIRAEETRRGIHAKAVAYQQEEDYEAAAKTYREALLTYPNDPGMMLGLAGALALQGDTAEAIELMEKGLPLSTNEKQKATIRAALCFLYLKAGKEDKANALASRLPHMRESREVIQPLIQSAMDGAAIEENVRKILLG, via the coding sequence ATGATGTATCTGTCAGCAAACCTGAAAAAGTACAGGATCATGAAGGGACTGACCCAGGAAGATGTGGCTGAATATCTGGGGATTACGGCGCAAAGCGTTTCCAAGTGGGAACGGGGGGAATCCTGTCCGGATATCACGTTCCTGCCCGCGCTGGCAAATATCTTTGAAACCAGCGTGGACCTGCTGCTGGGGATGGATACGATCCGGGCGGAAGAAACCCGGCGGGGGATCCACGCCAAAGCGGTGGCATATCAGCAGGAGGAGGATTATGAGGCGGCCGCGAAGACCTATCGGGAAGCACTGCTGACCTATCCGAACGACCCCGGCATGATGCTGGGGCTGGCCGGAGCCCTGGCGCTGCAAGGCGATACCGCGGAAGCCATTGAGCTGATGGAAAAAGGCCTGCCGCTTTCCACAAATGAAAAGCAGAAGGCCACCATCCGGGCCGCGTTATGCTTCCTGTACCTGAAGGCCGGAAAAGAAGATAAGGCCAACGCCCTGGCCTCCCGGCTGCCGCATATGAGGGAGAGCCGGGAAGTGATACAGCCGCTCATTCAAAGTGCCATGGACGGCGCAGCGATTGAGGAGAATGTGAGGAAGATACTCTTAGGATGA
- a CDS encoding insulinase family protein, with the protein MKKLLSLLLALALFVSVLPAIAEPAPADTDETVGLPAVGDVVEGFEVKEIRPFEMVGADLVLFEHQKTGAKLLYIANEDTNRAFQLTFPTRPIDNTGLPHVFEHSTLSGSAKYPSTGLWFNLIYQSYQTYMNAYTMDAMTSYPIASLSEEQLLALADFYTDCCLHPIVKEREDIYRTEAWRYEMEDMDSPLILNGTVYSEMTGAMDLRESALDNANLVTFPGAALTFNYGGKPEAIPEMTWDALKNYHDTYYHPSNCIAYLYGSFEDYTVFLKLLDEAFSPYEKKDFSFTDSGYTRITEPVVTSVPYAVAEGTDTANQSTIYYYIICPGLKENKAQQRAADHVWELLGNSGSLLMQNLKKAFPSGSFSCGRELAAPDDALVFVANNVNKEDAEAFRTVVNDSLKQIAQDGFDTVQLDSIVTAKLLNNKLALESGEPVDTVINNLAYAYAVTGNPFDYVESTEDQANIMNENAQGLLTAAISDWYVDPELYTLTTTYPEPGLKEKQDAALAEKLAEIKAGMTDEEKQAIIDATHAEPEEDENAEMIAALTPVTVADLPEEVREYAITDETGEDGVRRMNAVAGVDGVGKVDLYFDARTLPQEDIHYLRLFTRLLGQLDTDAHSKEELAVLMDRYLMSRTIGVDTCNTPEKDDVIAYLIAEWVALDDDLAAGYDLMKEILFHTQFTDLQTLSERITAQKAYVRNSINNNPYVALYSRQEGVGDPRSRYYDYLNYTSYYAFLEELEAQMASEPETVVARLQNIQSFFTNRSGAVATFAGNEASIAVNAPLVDTFFADIASEEREYPAYDLPVPPIREAVSVDGNIQYNCNCAAFSQIGVEPDYSLNVIGSLIADQLLIPVLRDQMGAYSVWCGTDGDYAMYLISYRDPNVKATFDLYDSIPEKLAAMELTQEQIDGYIMQQYSSLAKPAGELGGAVTAMTNILHRRPADEKLQQMRAYKSVTPESVKAAAEAYAKLMEKGCRGTVGPIGTLQANSDLYDAIQNPFHTEDLSQVSFSDVAEDNEHHDAIYAAFTSGMMAAKEEGLFAPDEPATVGDFLGGLYMLIGGGSNDPDACKETLVGYGLVAADQDLNAELHEDLLCGLLTAIGAEMTTDTPDAAVTRADLADLFVQLSGN; encoded by the coding sequence ATGAAAAAACTGTTGTCCCTGTTGCTTGCGCTGGCTCTGTTTGTCAGCGTCCTGCCCGCGATTGCGGAACCGGCTCCCGCCGACACTGACGAGACCGTCGGTCTGCCCGCCGTCGGCGATGTAGTCGAAGGCTTTGAAGTCAAGGAAATCCGGCCTTTTGAGATGGTCGGCGCGGATCTGGTGCTGTTTGAGCATCAGAAGACAGGCGCGAAGCTCCTCTATATCGCCAATGAGGATACCAACCGTGCCTTCCAGCTGACCTTCCCCACGCGGCCGATTGATAACACCGGTCTGCCCCATGTATTTGAACACAGCACCCTGTCCGGTTCCGCGAAATATCCCAGCACCGGACTGTGGTTCAACCTGATCTATCAGTCCTACCAGACCTACATGAACGCCTACACCATGGACGCGATGACCAGTTATCCGATCGCATCCCTTTCCGAAGAACAGCTGCTGGCCCTGGCGGATTTCTATACGGACTGCTGCCTGCATCCGATCGTCAAGGAACGGGAAGACATCTACCGCACGGAAGCCTGGCGCTATGAAATGGAGGACATGGACAGCCCCCTGATACTGAACGGTACCGTGTACAGCGAGATGACCGGCGCCATGGACCTGCGGGAAAGCGCTCTGGACAACGCGAACCTGGTCACCTTCCCCGGCGCCGCCCTGACCTTCAACTACGGCGGAAAGCCCGAAGCGATCCCGGAGATGACCTGGGACGCCCTGAAGAACTACCACGACACCTATTACCATCCGTCCAACTGTATCGCTTACCTGTACGGTTCCTTTGAGGATTACACCGTCTTCCTGAAGCTGCTGGACGAAGCCTTCAGCCCCTATGAGAAGAAGGATTTCTCCTTCACTGACAGCGGCTATACCCGGATCACCGAGCCTGTGGTCACCAGCGTTCCCTACGCTGTGGCAGAAGGCACCGATACGGCCAACCAGTCCACCATCTACTACTACATCATCTGCCCCGGCCTGAAGGAAAACAAGGCGCAGCAGCGTGCCGCGGACCATGTCTGGGAGCTGCTGGGCAACAGCGGTTCCCTGCTCATGCAGAACCTGAAGAAAGCCTTCCCCTCCGGTTCCTTCTCCTGCGGCCGTGAACTGGCCGCCCCAGATGACGCCCTTGTGTTTGTGGCAAACAATGTCAACAAGGAAGACGCCGAAGCATTCCGCACGGTGGTCAACGACTCCCTGAAGCAGATTGCGCAGGACGGTTTTGATACGGTTCAGCTGGATTCCATCGTGACCGCCAAGCTGCTGAACAACAAGCTGGCGCTGGAAAGCGGAGAACCTGTTGATACCGTCATAAACAACCTGGCGTATGCTTACGCCGTCACCGGCAACCCCTTTGATTATGTCGAGTCCACAGAGGACCAGGCCAATATCATGAATGAAAACGCCCAGGGCCTGCTGACCGCCGCCATCTCCGACTGGTATGTGGATCCCGAGCTGTATACCCTGACCACCACCTACCCCGAACCCGGCCTGAAGGAAAAGCAGGACGCCGCCCTGGCTGAAAAGCTGGCGGAGATCAAAGCCGGCATGACGGACGAGGAAAAGCAGGCGATCATCGACGCTACCCATGCCGAACCCGAGGAAGATGAAAACGCCGAAATGATCGCCGCCCTGACCCCCGTCACCGTGGCAGACCTGCCCGAGGAAGTCCGCGAATACGCCATCACCGACGAAACCGGTGAAGACGGCGTCCGCCGCATGAACGCCGTGGCCGGTGTGGACGGCGTGGGCAAAGTGGACCTGTACTTTGACGCCCGTACCCTTCCCCAGGAAGATATCCATTACCTGCGCCTGTTCACCCGCCTGCTGGGCCAGCTGGACACCGACGCCCACAGCAAGGAAGAACTGGCCGTCCTGATGGATCGCTACCTGATGTCCCGCACCATCGGTGTGGATACCTGCAACACCCCGGAAAAGGATGACGTCATTGCTTACCTGATTGCTGAATGGGTCGCGCTGGACGACGATCTCGCCGCCGGTTATGACCTGATGAAGGAAATCCTGTTCCATACCCAGTTTACGGATCTCCAGACCCTTTCCGAACGGATCACTGCCCAGAAAGCCTACGTGCGCAACTCCATCAACAACAATCCATATGTTGCGCTCTATTCCCGCCAGGAAGGCGTCGGCGATCCCAGAAGCAGGTACTATGACTATCTGAACTACACTTCCTATTACGCTTTCCTGGAAGAGCTGGAAGCACAGATGGCCTCTGAACCGGAAACGGTGGTTGCCCGCCTGCAGAACATCCAGTCCTTCTTCACCAACCGCAGCGGCGCTGTCGCCACCTTTGCTGGCAACGAAGCTTCCATCGCGGTGAACGCTCCCCTGGTAGATACCTTCTTCGCGGATATCGCATCCGAAGAACGGGAGTATCCGGCTTACGACCTGCCGGTTCCCCCGATCCGGGAAGCTGTTTCCGTGGACGGCAACATCCAGTACAACTGCAACTGCGCCGCCTTCAGCCAGATCGGCGTCGAACCGGACTATTCCCTCAACGTGATCGGTTCCCTGATCGCGGACCAGCTGCTCATTCCCGTCCTGCGGGACCAGATGGGCGCCTACTCCGTCTGGTGCGGCACGGACGGCGATTACGCCATGTACCTGATCTCCTACCGGGACCCCAACGTCAAGGCTACCTTCGACCTGTATGATTCCATTCCGGAAAAGCTCGCCGCCATGGAGCTGACCCAGGAACAGATCGACGGCTATATCATGCAGCAGTATTCCAGCCTGGCAAAACCCGCAGGCGAACTGGGCGGCGCTGTGACCGCGATGACCAATATCCTGCACCGCAGGCCCGCGGATGAAAAGCTGCAGCAGATGCGCGCCTACAAGAGCGTGACGCCCGAAAGCGTGAAGGCCGCTGCCGAAGCCTATGCCAAGCTGATGGAAAAAGGCTGCCGCGGCACCGTGGGACCGATCGGCACCCTGCAGGCCAACAGCGACCTGTATGACGCGATCCAGAACCCCTTCCACACCGAAGACCTGTCCCAGGTTTCCTTCTCCGATGTGGCAGAAGACAATGAACACCATGACGCCATCTATGCCGCCTTCACCAGTGGCATGATGGCAGCGAAGGAAGAAGGCCTCTTCGCGCCGGATGAACCTGCCACCGTGGGTGACTTCCTCGGCGGTCTGTATATGCTGATCGGCGGCGGCTCCAATGATCCCGACGCCTGCAAGGAAACGCTGGTTGGATACGGCCTGGTCGCTGCGGATCAGGATCTGAATGCCGAACTGCATGAAGATCTGCTCTGCGGTCTCCTGACCGCCATCGGTGCCGAAATGACCACAGACACCCCCGATGCCGCCGTTACCCGTGCGGACCTGGCGGATCTGTTCGTCCAGCTTTCCGGCAACTGA